In Sphingobacterium sp. SYP-B4668, the sequence AACACTTCTTTTATAAGAAGCTGTTTGTCTCGAAAATAGTAACGTAGGTTGACTTTAGAAATCTGTAAATCCTTTGCAATTTCCGTCATCGTGGTCTTATATAATCCAAAATGCGAAAATCTTCTGATAGCGACTTGTACAATGGTGTCTTTTAATTTCTGTTCAACTCCAAAATGCTTATTCTCTTGCGCCAACGGGCGCTTGGGATATTCTCTTTCCATTCTCATTACCTATAATTAATCACGCTCCAGTGGTACCTTTCTATTATCACCTACACCCTTTCTAATTTTTAAATCGCTGCCCATGGCTGAAATCACCAAGCAACTTGGCTACGCTTAACACGCCAAGGACCAACACCTTGCAATAGCGATATCCAAAAGTCCATACCCAAATACAAATATCATTTTGAATACGTTAACAAAAAAGCCTATAAAGCCTATTATGTTGTCAAAAAGACACCAAAAGACGAATGCCATTGGTTTAGTATAATCAACATCTGTAACTTTGATAGTCAAGCATGATATACTTTTTAGTAAGCATTTCGATCTATTTCAAATAGTAGAGAAACAAAGGAGTATGTTAACAGCCGATAACATAAGGACAAATATTTGCGTGAAGGCATAACGACATCAAAAATGAAACATGAAGATATTGCTAGAAAAATAGTTAAGCTTAAGAATGCTGATACTGCACTCAGGACCAAACTTGTTCGAAGCGGGCAACTTGGCAATGGATATCATGAAGAAATGAGGGAGTTACATAATAAAAATGCTAAAGCATTAAACGATATAATAGACAAAATTGGGTATCCGACAATAGACAAAGTTGGCAAGGAGGCGAACGAAGCTGCTTGGCTTGTCATCCAGCATTCAATTGGACAGCCAAAATTCATGAAAAAATGCTTGCAACTGCTAACAGAGGCTGTTAATCATAACGATGCAGATAAAAAAAACGTAGCCTATCTCACTGATCGAATAGCTGTATTTGAAGGTAAGCCGCAACGCTATGGAACCCAATTTGAGTGGGACAAAAACGGAAATCTAAGCCCAAATCATTTGGACGATTTGAACAACGTAAATGAAAGGAGAAAATCCATCGGGCTTAACACGCTCGAGGAACAAACAGAAATCATAAGAAAACAGGCAAAAAGTGAAAATCAGCAACCACCGACAGATTTTGAAAAAAGAAATCAGGAAATGGACGAATGGAGGAAATTAGTGGGCTGGAGAGATATCTAAGGGATATCACCTCAAGATTTAAATCGCCATTTTTTATTCTTCAAAACACTATTTGAATCGTGACGTCTGACACCTTGAATAAATAATCAGGGAGAAAAAGGATACTAAAATCTTCATACTCGAGCCCGTAGATATAATCGCTAGCATTGGGATTTGGGACATTGTCCAGGAAGATATCGAGATAAGCATCGTTTTCTTCTTCAGTGTGCCTCTCAGCATCCCTAATTTTATTGACTAATTCTATCAACGCGACCCTGCTTAATTTTTCCGTAGGTACTTGATATTGTAGCTATTTGAATATAAAAAATTTTATTGAACAAATATTGTGTAAGTGAATGCTACCCGTCCAACCGAGTGAACTATATCACCCGATTGAACATCCTTTCAGCACATTGACCTTAAAAAACAGAAACGAGCTTGAACTTATAGACCTCTAACCCGTTGTTGCTCTTGGTTGGACTTCGCTTTCGAATGACTATCACTAGACCTGCCAAAGCTGTATGTAAGACTAATGCGCCACAATCGGCTATCGAGGTTGATGCGTTGGTCCATGTACACGTTACCAACGGTGGATGTGGTATGATAGCGACGAGTCCTAAACAAATCGTCTATCGCAAATTTGACATTCAACTTATCATCGTACAATTTTTTCATCAAGCCAACGGAGACGAATCCGCTCGCCTTCTGCCTAAAGACTCCATCACTCTGTGGACTTTCGTAAGAGCCCGTCCACTCGACCGACCATTTTTTTGGTATACGATAAGTATGGGTGGTCTGTGCTGTATATGACCATAGTCTATTGTAGATACGCTCATTGCGAAAAGTTCCAAAATAACGATTTTCGAAGGTGTTGACATTCCATTGCGTACTCCAAAATGCAAAGGGTGAAAATGAATAATGTACATTAATCCCATAATTTTGAAATCCCTTAATATTATGAATGCTACGGATAGTCGTGTTCTCTTCCGGTAATTGGGTCAACACAGAGGTCATCGCATCGTGCACATCAGTATAGTAAACCGAGAAGAGGAGATTTCGGTGCAAAGTATAGTTGAGCTCGTATGCATTAGCCAACTCGGGTTGTAAGAGAGGATTACCCTCCCAATATACATAGGCGTCAACGTAGTATCGAAAAGGGTTTAGATTTTCGTAGTCGGGACGATTGATGCGACGACTATATGAAAATTGAAATTGGTGATTAGCATGTGGCTGGAAACGAAGGGAGACACTCGGAAATAGCTGTATATAATGCTTGCTGAATGTCGTACCGTCTGTCCGCAAATCACCATCAGCCTTTGTACGCTCTGTACGCAAACCGGCGATAAATCCCCAACGATCAAGATTGAGGTTAAAATTAAGATAAGCGGCGTGAATCTGTTCTTTGTAAACGAAATGATTACTATTCTGTGAATCATGAACCCATATATGATGATCAAGGGTATCGGATAGACTATTATTGTCTGACTTCATCCAACTGCTTTTCCAACCGATTTCGGCACTCAACGCTCCATTGATCTGATGCAAATAATCCGCCTTGGCAACCTGCAAATGGGTAGTTGATGGTGTAGCATTCTGCCTAGCTGCAAGATAAGGATTATACTGTCCCAATGGAAGGATGGTCGATAGGAGTAGCTGATCGGCTTTGTAACTGGAATATAGGATATCCCAATCAGCACTCAATTGATGCTTATCCTTTATCTTCTGTATATAACTGAATCCGACATTATGCGCCTGCCATCGACTGTCATTGGTGTTGTCCGTCAATGTATGGGTCAGTCGTTCATCATCCATACGGTATATGTCGTTGTACCCCTGGCTAAAATTTTGATACGTGCCGAAGCTACCTGTCCAAAGTACGCCTACACTCATCTGCTCATTGGGTGTATATTCAAGTCCCGCCCTACCCTGTTGAGTAGTAAGTGGTTCATCGGTCTTGGAATATTGCAGTGACTTGCGCGCGTCAGCGGCATCCCCGTCAGCATAAAATCTATCGAAGTTACGATACTCTTCCTCTCCTCGATAGGCATGCTCAAAACTGCCTTGCCACCTCCATTGCCCAACTTGGCCACCGAGATTGGCTCCACCTCCATAACGGGCTTTTCGACCACTGCCCCCAAAAGCTTGTACACTACCGGACAAAGGTGTTGGTGCAGGCTGCTTCATTACAATATTAATGAGACCTCCCACCCCTTTGGCATCAAATTTTGCAGAGGGATTGGTAATCAGCTCAATACTTTTAATCGATTCTGACGAAGTGCCTTTTAAAATATTGGCCAGCTCTTTCGATGACAGGTAGGAAAGTTTGCCGTTGAGTAAAATACCAATATCTGACTTGCCTCGCATTTGGATATTACCATCTTCATCGACCCTGACGGATGGTGCTCGTTGCAACAATTCTAAAGCAGTCATACCACTAGCTAAAATGCTACTCTCTACATTAATGACAGTGCGATCGCTCTTCTGCTCGATGAGTCGACGAGTCCCTTGAACCGTAACTTCACCCAAAGTCTGCAGCGCATCTACCAAAAAGATAGTATCCAGAGCTATTTGCTCTCCAGACTTCAAATCGAACCTATGCGTATATCGTTCATATCCCAAATGATAGACTTCTAATTGATAAGTGCCAGTGGGTAAGGTGTGCTTAAAAAATCCGTCGTCATCTGTATACATCTTATAGGTGCCTATAGAATCTATAGTGTGTATAGTTATATTGGCTTTAGGAATGACTTGCTGGGATGTGTTGAATACGAAACCTTGTATCCTTGTTTGTGCACTAACGGTAACGGCACAAAAAAATAGGGCAAAAAAAGTGATATATAGAGAATAGGACATAAAATCTTTAAAATAGAATAAACTTACGAGATGGATATAGTGGACTTGGGCTTTCTTTTACTTTTCTTTTTATGACGCCCCCACCAGATCAAAAATCCGGTAATGGGTAAAGATGTAGCAACAATGCCTGCGAGAAAGGTAGACAACTTACCAATCTGTCCCCACCACTGCCCCATGTGCAATTGCCAAATAGCATTTTCGACCTTTTCATGTACCAACTGAGGCTTAGGGACAACTTGTTGCATACCTGTGTAACGATCAAATACCATCAGTTGTTGATTCTCCGTGCTTTTGAGACCGGCAACACCCAATCGAAAAACGTAGACACCTGTGTGCTCGAAATTATAGACCCAGATAGCTGCATTTTGTTGCTTTGGATGCTCTGCTAGCGCTCGTCTGGCCAAACGAGTGATATCGACAGAGACCTTATCTGGCTCTACCTGTCCGACAACTTCTTCAAGATGCTCCTCCCCTCCACCAAAGGCGGTACTAATGATATCTCCTAAGGAATGAAAGAAAATAATAATTCCAGTAAGACTCAAAATGAAACATAATAAGAGGGAGTAAAAGCCATATACATTATGCAAGTCATAATTTATCCTTTTGAAACGCGCTTTCCACCTTACTGTAAAACTATCCTGAACGGTCTTCTTATTCCAACGCTTGGGCCACCATAGGACAAGTCCAGTGATACAGCTCACAAAGAAGATAACAGTCGCGATAAGGACTACCCAACTCCCAAAAGGACCGGCCAAAAGTGCTGAGTGTAGATGTGCTGTAATGTAAAAAAAATGGGGCAGGGTATCCATCTTGAGCACTTCCGCAGTGTAGGGGTCTACATATACAAATGTCAATTGATGTGTCTCTCCGTGAAAAGCTCGGACGCGAATGCTTCGGTGCGGATCATTAAAGTAAACAATCTCTGAAAGCTCCAACTGCGGATCTGTAGCTTGTATAGACTCAATCAATCTATCTGAACTAACAGGCTGGTGCTGCACCTCTACATAGCGTGCATCACCGGCACTCCATTCCAATATTTCATCACAATAAACGATAAGTGTACCTGTAAGACAGACGAATACAACTATGATTCCTGAAATAATACTTGGCCAAAGATGTAACCAAGCGTTAAGACGGGAAAACCAACCTTTACCAATTTTCTTTGGAGGCATTTGTTGTGAAGTAGAGGTCTTAGGCGCTTTCTTGGGTATGTAGGTCATAGCTAAATAAGCTTAAAACTTAAAGGAAATATTTGCCAAAAATTCAAAAGGCTTCTGTGGCTTGGCGTATACATCCCAATACTTAATGTTGCCAATATTGTTGAACTTCAGGCCCAACCTGTACTTGGGCTGATCATAAAAAGCAGTGGCATTAACTACGGTATAGGATGGGATGGTAAAATCATCTTCAAAATCCATCAACACACTACCAACATAGTTCATCCCGGCCCCGAATCCTAATCCTTTAATGCGATTATCCAGAAATTTGTAAGATGTCCAAAAATTAGCAACATGCTTTGGAGACCAAGCCTCACGTAATCCCTGGGAATAATCCTCACTTTTGACAAATTTATTGTCATTATATCCATAACCTGCCACAATATTCCAACCGCGAACGGGATTAGCAATCACATCGACTTCAACCCCCTTCGAGCTAAACTCTCCATCCTGAGTATATACAAAGTCTATTACCTCACGAAGGCGATCCTTGACACGAATATCGTAATAGGATATGGTGGAGCTCAACAATCCGTCGAAAAGATCAATCTTGGTACCAAATTCAAATTGGTTGGCCTGTTCGGGTTTCCATTTTTTAGTAATTACATCCGAATCTAAATTGCTAGGGTCGCTAAGCCCCTGTGACGCTGCTACGTTGGTAAAACCATTCATATAGTTGGCAAATATGGATACTTGATCCTTGACGGGTTGGAACACAATCCCAATCTTCGGGGAAAAATTGACTTGATTGTAGCCTTCTTCTTTACTATGGGAGGGCCCGACCTCCTTTTGTTCGATATTGCCCTGCTCATCTTTGATAAGTGGCTGACCGGGTGAATACGACAGCCGTGCTCCTTGATGGAAACGGTTGACTCGCCCACTCAACATCAGGAAAAAGCGATCCGAGATATTCGTAACATTAGAAAAATATGCGCTGATAACATTATACTTGCTGTTGTCTATGCCATCGCCATAGCTACGTTTTCCTCTTGAATTCTCTATCTCAGAGCGTGTCAAAGGCTTCCAAGATGGATCTTTCACACTGACGGTATCATAAATAGCGAAATAAGGCACCATATAGAGATTCTTATCGGTGTAAAGCGTAGCATCAAGTCCTAATAGCACCTTATTCTCCAAGGAACCCAATGTATAGTTACCATTAAAATTTTGCTGGATGACGGAAAAATTGAGATTATAGTCGTCAAAAATACGATAGCGTCGCTCTATACGCTCATCGTCGACTACCATGGGAACCATAAAAATAGACCCCTTGTCTCCGCTGTTGTTATAGAGATAGGAAGTACGGGAACTCCAGTTTTCGGATAATTGATGCTCAATCTCGGTGCCGATATTAATATTGGTTCTATTTGTCGCAACATCATTAGACGTCAACGAGCGATCATGCGGCATACCATACTCCTTGAGGTTGTTAAAGCTAAGCTTGTGCGTATTGCGGAGATAGGCCACCAATGGCTTAGTCGTATTATAGAGATCGGCGTCAAACCGAACGGTGGTCTTATCGCCCGCCTTGAACGCGAGACTCGTCGCAAATCCCAAGGCTGTAACCTTTCCTTCATTTTGAAAGCCATTATTGGTCGTACCCATGATATTAAAACGTCCCAATGCGGTACGATCATCATTCAAGGGGGTATTAATATCTGCCGTAAGCCGATTCATACCGAAGCTACCTGTTGTATAATTGACCTCACCTCGGAAAGACTCAAATGGCCGCTTGGTAACATTATTGATAATACCCCCATAAGAGGTGGCCTGCGCACCAAACAATGCCGCAGAAGGCCCCTTAATAACCTCCACTTTTTCTAGGTTGAAGATTTCGGAGACTGCTCTGGAATTGATAGGCAACCCATTGCGGACCATATTAGAATTGCCTGTACCGGTGTTGGAAAATCCCCGAAGGGTAATACCATTGCCATTGTCATTAACACCATTCGTCACAATAGCTCCTGGAACTTGTGATAGGGCACTAATGTAATCCGTAGCAGCAATCTCTTGCATAAAGTCTTTAGTTATTACTGAGTAGGCTTGTGGATTTTCAAGATTAGCTAAGGGCATCCGAGCAATATCATCAGCTTCCCTACGTGCAAATTTATTCTTCTGGATATCAGACACGACAACCTCACGAAGCTGATTCGATGTCGACTGGACCACAATCTGTGATAGGTTCAAATCCTGATGGGCCGTGACCTGGATGACTTGTTCGACAACGGTATAGTTGGCAAAGCTGATCATTAATAGATATTGTCCTTCAGGAACCTGCATATTGAAATGTCCACGCTCGTCCACGCGGGCACCATAATTTGTGCCTTTCAATTTGACACTGGCATATGCAAGAGGTTTACCATCTGTAGTGACAACCTCTCCGACGACCTTTCCTCGACTTTGGGCCATTCCGATAATGGGCATGAACACAAGAAATAAAGTAATCGTCAATAGACGACAAGAGGTTATTAGTTGATATAGCATTTTTATTTTATTTAGAACTATTATAAATAATGATGCAAAAGTATTAGCTTTGTTATGTTAGAAATAACACATAAGGGATTATAAAAATCAAAGAAGGGATAAAATGGAAAGTCTGACTTTACAACAGTTTTACGGTGATGCATTGCTGAAAGCCCTATTTTTAACTCCTCCCTTGCAAGAATCTTACAAGGGATTTCAGATCAGACCACTTTCTAATCATGTGGTAGAAGGAATAATGCGGTATTGTCACTGTGAACAATTTGTAGTGTGTTACCAAGAGTGGACCGTCAAAAAACCGTTCAATCTTTTGGTAGAGCATCCCGAGCATATGGTCAAATTTCAATTTGAAATAGAAGGATCGTCTTTTTTTACGAATATAGAGGGCAAGCAAATTCCTATACCAAATGGACATCAACAATTCATCTATCTTCCAACAACAAAAGGGAGCCTTTACTATCCGGTATCCCGCAAAGTCCTGGATATCCACATCGAATTCGACTTTCTGCTGTCTGTTTTAAGGGGGCAAGGATTTACCCAAACACAATTAAAAGAGCACTTTTTGGTGAATAGCTGGACATTCTTTAGAAAGGCTATCCCTATTAGTTTGGATCAGGAAAACCTAATAGGCGACCTCCTATCCCATTCCTATCAAGGCACTTTTGCAAAAGACTACATTCGTTGCAAGGCCATAGAAATCATGCTTTCGGTTTTTTCGAAAGGAACAGAATCTTTGGGATACACTTCATGGAAAAGCGAGGACCTCCATATTCTACAGGAGATAAAATTGTATTTAGATCGTAGTTTTGGAGAAGATCTGCAGCTCAAAAACATTTGCCGATCATTTGGCATCAATGACTTCAAGCTCAAAAAGGCGTTTAAAGAGCGTTACGGAGATACTGTATTCGGTTATATCCGAAAAGCTAGGATGAAGCATGCACTTTACCTCTTATTGAATAGCGAGATGGGTATAAAAGAAATCTCGTATGCTTGCGGATTTAAATACCCGCATCACTTCAGCCAATTGTTTTATCAACACTACAATTATCGACCTCGGGAAATCAGATCAAAGAATACTACAGAGCTTTATCGTTCGATATCGACCAAATCCCTCGCAGTCTAAAAGACTTATATATTGCTTTATTAGTATTTAGGCTAGGTTCGCCTGCTTCATAAAAATTCATCGTCTATTTACAGCAGGGTGATATTTTTTTGGGCATAAGCAGCTAAGAAACCGTCTTTAGCGTCCAATTCGGTCACTAAATAATGTATCTGGTTGGCGGAGCAGATATTAAGCCATTTGGAGCTGTTCAATTTTTCGGAAATGCTAATAACCGCGACTTTCTTTGCGGATCGGATCAATGCCATCTTCACTTGGACCACTTCCCAATCCATATCGGTCAATCCGTCTTCGGCTGAAAAAGCATTGGCTCCGAGTATGCAAAGATCAGCTTTGACACCCGCAAGTTGGTTGACTACACTCGCGCCGATATGCAGGTTTGCGTTTTTAGTCAGCTTACCTCCAATACTAATTACATCTAAATTGTCGTGATCAGATAGCGTGATGGCAACTTGAGGACTTATCGTAATAATCGTGACCTTCAAATTGCTAGGAATCACCTTTGCTAGCTCTAATATCGTCGTACCGCCTTCGGTGAGAATCACCATATTATTCTTCAATAGCGTTAGCGTCTTTTTTGCTATTAACTTCTTGGCATCCAGCGCATACACTAGATTTTCAATATTGAACGGCTTGACAAAGGATTTACTAACAGCACCGCCATGAACACGAATGATTTTCTCCTGATCAGCCAGTTCCTTGAGATCCCTTCTAACCGTATCATCCGACACATTCAACTGCTCACTTAAATCAACAGATAACACTTTGTTATGTAAATCGATTTCCCGCAAAATCATTGCTTGCCTTTTTTCTTTCTTCATGAATTGTAAATATCGATTGAACTCCTCTATTATAATTGCATTGCTTTCAAGCAAAGATATTAATTTTTATACAATTGGGCTCATTACATTATGCGCTATTTTTGCGGTTTTAAAGAAATAACGCAAATAAAGCCATCACTAATCTTCCGGTTTTCAAATCGTATATCATAAGGTGAAAAATTCAATTAAACTTAATTTAAACACAATTAAAAGACCTTTAACGTAGATTAATTCGAGACATAAATTAATTTCAGCAAAAAATATCCGTATTTATTTGCGGTTTTTATTTGCATAAATAAATTAAAAACCATAATATTGCTCAAAGCACGCACAAATCCAGATTATGAAATAACCAGCCGCATGCTTGAATGACATACACCTAATTGATGATTTTAAGACTAACAAGCAATTCAATACCCAACAACTAACCAATATGAAGCAATTATTTTATAAATGGAGACTATTGAAGCAGAATAGAGCAAACGTATCTATTTACGTTTGCTTGTTGATGCTCTTACTATTTCATCAAGCGTCATTTGCTCAATTAAAAGACATCTCAGGAAGAGTGACGGATATTGCAAATAAAGGAATCAATGGAGCCTCTGTATCCGTCAAAAATAAAAACGTCACAACTATTACAGATAGCGAGGGCAATTTTGTGATTTCGGCCTCCCCTATTGACACCTTAACCTTTCGTTATATCGGCTTTCAAGCCCAAGAAATACTCATAGGTAATCGAACCTCCCTGACTATTGTGATGATTTCTACAGAAAGTGTATTGGAGGAGGTTGCTGTAGTTGGTTTCGGAACCCAACGGAAGGTAACCGTGACAGGAGCGATATCAACCATTTCCGTACGAGAGATGCAGAAGGTCTCAACACCTGCACTTTCGAATGCTATCGCAGGAAAACTTCCTGGAATAATAACTAGGCAAGCCAGTGGCGAACCGGGCTATGATGCAGCACAGGTATTTATAAGGGGGCTTTCAACTTTTGGAAACAATGCTCCTCTAGTCCTTATCGATGGTGTAGAAAGGGATATGAATCAAATAAACGCACAAGAAATCGAAAGCTTCACCATACTCAAAGATGCATCTGCGACGGCGGTCTATGGTGTAAGGGGGGCGAATGGCGTTATCTTAATCAATACAAAAAGGGGCACAATTGGAAAACCTGCAATCAATTTCAGAACGGAATACGCTGGACTAAAAGCCCTAAGACTGCCCAATTATATCAATGGGGGCGAATATGCTTCCCTGATGAATGAAGCTCGTATTTTTGCTGGGGAAGACCCCAGATGGAGTGAAGACGAAATCAAAAAATATTACGACGGCTCAGACCCATATTTGTATCCAAACTCAAACTGGACTGATGCCGTTTTAAAAAGAGATACATGGCAGACGATTAACAACTTGAGCGTCGCTGGAGGTGGTGAATCCATACAATATTATACTAATGTGGGCTATACCCTACAAAATGGAATTTATAAACAGGACCCGAATAATAAGTTCAATACCAATGCCAATATAAAAAGGTACAACTTCAGGAGCAACGTGGATTTAAAGCTATCGGAGGCGCTGACGATGCAACTTGGGATTGGAGGAATCATTCAAAACGGCAATTATCCAGGTTCATCTGCTAGCGCCATTTTTGGTAATATGCGGGTGATCTCACCAATTGCGTATCCCATATTAAATCCAGACGGCACACCTGGAGGAGCATCTACCTATGTAGGCGGAAATCCTTGGGGACTTGCTACCCAATCGGGCTATACAACACAAGACCGTAGCACACTACAAGGCACGTTTGGTACGCGATGGGACCTTTCTAAATTGGTTACCCCTGGACTTTCGCTAAGAGGTCTATTTTCCTATGACAGATTAGCACAGACAGACAATTCTAGAATTAAAACCTTTGAGGTCAAACGCTATTTGGGCAAAGATCCAGATACGGGTGAAGATTTATACAGTGTCCCATTCCGAGAGGAGCAACCTTTAGGATATGGGACAAACAACAATAGCAACAGAGCTATTTATATGGAAACCCAAATCAATCTAGAACGCTCTTTTAACGAGCACCTAGTTAGTGGAATGCTTCTGTACAACCAACGTGATTATGTAGCATTGACCGCAGGAAGTTCTATTTTGAATCTCCCCTACAGAAGGCAAGGAATAGCAGGCCGAGCGACCTATAGCTTCAAGGACCGATATTTAGCAGAAGTAAATTTTGGATACAACGGGTCTGAGAATTTTCCAAAAGGCCGCAGATTTGGATTTTTCCCAGCATACTCTGCGGGTTGGGTGATTTCCAACGAAAATTTTTGGGACGTATCGATTATCAACAATTTTAAAATAAGAGCCTCTAGTGGCAAGGTCGGCAATGACCAGATAGGTCAAAGATTCTTATTTCTAAATACAATCAATACTTCTGGTCAATCTTACTATTTCGGCGCCGACCAACAATTATTTCATGGTATGGAAGAAAATCAGATTGGAAACCCAAACATCAGTTGGGAACGCTCAACAAAGAATAACATTGGTGTAGACCTAGGATTTTTTAACGATAAGATAACGCTCCAAATCGACGCCTTCAATGAAACAAGGACTGGTATTTTGCTGCAGCGACAAACGGTACCTTCTGTTGCCGGTTTTTTTCCATGGTCAATTCCCTACGCTAATATTGCAGCTATAAAAAATAAAGGAATCGATGGCTTGATCGAAGCCAGAAACTCAACCAGTGGAGGCTTCTTATATTCCTTACGAGGAAATTTCACATTTGCTAAAAATGAAGTTATAGAAAATGACGAACCTGTTCGTCGCTTTTCCTACCTATCGGGAAAAGGACTTCCACTTGGGCAGTCATTTGCCTTTATTTCCGAAGGATTGTTTGAAAGTGAGGAAGAAATTGCCGCATGGCCGAGACAAACTTTTTCAACACCTAGACCGGGAGATGTAAAGTATAAGGATATCAATGGAGATGGAATAATTGACGCTTTTGACCAAATACCGGTAGGTTTTCCGCGATTACCTCAAATATCTTTTGGATTCGGCGGAACTGTAGGTTATAAGAACATTGATTTCAGTATATATTTTACAGGGGCCGCGAGAACCAGCGTTTTTATGTCGGGGTTGTCAATGTGGCCATTTTATGATGGACTGGGGGTAAACAATGTAATGCGGGAATATTATGATAATCGATGGACGCCCGAAAATAAGGACGCCCAATACCCAGCGATTGATGTGGGAAACAATCCAAATAATTTTTTGAATTCGACCACTTGGATGAAAAATGGAAACTATCTCAGAATTCGAAATGTTGAAATAGGATACAGTCTTCCAAGCAAAGCTGCAAATAGACTAGGCTTAACGTCACTACGATTATTTCTGAACGGCATGAATCTATATACATGGGACCACATAAAAGTAATGGACCCCGAGTCTAACGACGGAACTGGAGGATACCCCCTGCAACGGTCCATAAATGTAGGCTTACAAGTGGACTTTAGATAAAAAAACAGGATTGTCAAAAACAATTACCTAATGAATTCATTTTTAACATCTTTTGTATGAAAAAACTTATTGGCAGACTACTAATTCTGCAATTTATA encodes:
- a CDS encoding helix-turn-helix domain-containing protein, whose amino-acid sequence is MESLTLQQFYGDALLKALFLTPPLQESYKGFQIRPLSNHVVEGIMRYCHCEQFVVCYQEWTVKKPFNLLVEHPEHMVKFQFEIEGSSFFTNIEGKQIPIPNGHQQFIYLPTTKGSLYYPVSRKVLDIHIEFDFLLSVLRGQGFTQTQLKEHFLVNSWTFFRKAIPISLDQENLIGDLLSHSYQGTFAKDYIRCKAIEIMLSVFSKGTESLGYTSWKSEDLHILQEIKLYLDRSFGEDLQLKNICRSFGINDFKLKKAFKERYGDTVFGYIRKARMKHALYLLLNSEMGIKEISYACGFKYPHHFSQLFYQHYNYRPREIRSKNTTELYRSISTKSLAV
- a CDS encoding DeoR/GlpR family DNA-binding transcription regulator, which codes for MKKEKRQAMILREIDLHNKVLSVDLSEQLNVSDDTVRRDLKELADQEKIIRVHGGAVSKSFVKPFNIENLVYALDAKKLIAKKTLTLLKNNMVILTEGGTTILELAKVIPSNLKVTIITISPQVAITLSDHDNLDVISIGGKLTKNANLHIGASVVNQLAGVKADLCILGANAFSAEDGLTDMDWEVVQVKMALIRSAKKVAVISISEKLNSSKWLNICSANQIHYLVTELDAKDGFLAAYAQKNITLL
- a CDS encoding SusC/RagA family TonB-linked outer membrane protein, whose protein sequence is MKQLFYKWRLLKQNRANVSIYVCLLMLLLFHQASFAQLKDISGRVTDIANKGINGASVSVKNKNVTTITDSEGNFVISASPIDTLTFRYIGFQAQEILIGNRTSLTIVMISTESVLEEVAVVGFGTQRKVTVTGAISTISVREMQKVSTPALSNAIAGKLPGIITRQASGEPGYDAAQVFIRGLSTFGNNAPLVLIDGVERDMNQINAQEIESFTILKDASATAVYGVRGANGVILINTKRGTIGKPAINFRTEYAGLKALRLPNYINGGEYASLMNEARIFAGEDPRWSEDEIKKYYDGSDPYLYPNSNWTDAVLKRDTWQTINNLSVAGGGESIQYYTNVGYTLQNGIYKQDPNNKFNTNANIKRYNFRSNVDLKLSEALTMQLGIGGIIQNGNYPGSSASAIFGNMRVISPIAYPILNPDGTPGGASTYVGGNPWGLATQSGYTTQDRSTLQGTFGTRWDLSKLVTPGLSLRGLFSYDRLAQTDNSRIKTFEVKRYLGKDPDTGEDLYSVPFREEQPLGYGTNNNSNRAIYMETQINLERSFNEHLVSGMLLYNQRDYVALTAGSSILNLPYRRQGIAGRATYSFKDRYLAEVNFGYNGSENFPKGRRFGFFPAYSAGWVISNENFWDVSIINNFKIRASSGKVGNDQIGQRFLFLNTINTSGQSYYFGADQQLFHGMEENQIGNPNISWERSTKNNIGVDLGFFNDKITLQIDAFNETRTGILLQRQTVPSVAGFFPWSIPYANIAAIKNKGIDGLIEARNSTSGGFLYSLRGNFTFAKNEVIENDEPVRRFSYLSGKGLPLGQSFAFISEGLFESEEEIAAWPRQTFSTPRPGDVKYKDINGDGIIDAFDQIPVGFPRLPQISFGFGGTVGYKNIDFSIYFTGAARTSVFMSGLSMWPFYDGLGVNNVMREYYDNRWTPENKDAQYPAIDVGNNPNNFLNSTTWMKNGNYLRIRNVEIGYSLPSKAANRLGLTSLRLFLNGMNLYTWDHIKVMDPESNDGTGGYPLQRSINVGLQVDFR